The following are from one region of the Anguilla rostrata isolate EN2019 chromosome 7, ASM1855537v3, whole genome shotgun sequence genome:
- the LOC135260065 gene encoding leucine-rich repeat transmembrane neuronal protein 1-like, producing the protein MIQWTFAPLHAGIFMLMDFLLVGLYLTWQLGKPVGLILCSLGMFVRMLPAVEAACPRPCRCDGKMLYCEGLNLTDVPRNLSGALGLSLRENGLAELRDGQFAGLSQLTWLYLDHNGIGAVEEGAFERLRRVKELDLSYNRVESLPNSTFRPLPNLRMLDLSHNSLQALEPELFHGLRKLTNLDLRYNALKFVPVRIFQDCRSMQFLDLGYNRLQSLARNSFAGLFKLTELHLEHNELVKVNLAHFPRLLSLRTLYMQRNRAAIVVSTLDWTWPFLEKIDFSGNEIEYIEPHVFESVPNLKTLHLDLNRLTHVDQRIVNSWASLTNVALSGNPWDCSRNICALASWLGGFQGQHDPALLCSSPDTAQGEDVLDAVYAFGLCEEPAVAASAATTTPAPHAITNNAARGYSYDGPTRNPYDLQDVEGGGVATSSFAVTETGADLDGTMQIHKVVTGTMALIFSFLILVLMLYVSWKCFPAGIRQLRQCLGRQNRKQKQKQTMQQMAAMSAQEYYVDYKPNHIEGALVIINEYGSCTCQQQPSRECEV; encoded by the coding sequence ATGATTCAATGGACTTTTGCCCCACTACATGCAGGAATATTCATGCTAATGGATTTCCTTCTTGTGGGTCTGTACCTGACGTGGCAGTTGGGGAAGCCTGTCGGATTGATACTGTGCTCTCTGGGAATGTTTGTGAGAATGCTCCCGGCGGTGGAGGCGGCGTGCCCGCGGCCGTGCCGCTGCGACGGGAAGATGCTGTACTGCGAGGGGCTCAACCTGACGGACGTCCCGCGCAACCTGAGCGGGGCGCTGGGCCTGTCGCTGCGGGAGAACGGCCTGGCCGAGCTGCGGGACGGACAGTTCGCCGGCCTGTCGCAGCTCACCTGGCTCTACCTGGACCACAACGGCATCGGCGCGGTGGAGGAGGGCGCCTTCGAGAGGCTGCGGCGCGTCAAGGagctggacctcagctacaaccGCGTGGAGAGCCTGCCCAACTCCACCTTCAGGCCGCTGCCCAACCTGCGCATGCTGGACCTGTCGCACAACAGCCTGCAGGCGCTGGAGCCGGAGCTGTTCCACGGCCTCCGCAAGCTCACCAACCTGGACCTGCGCTACAACGCCCTCAAGTTCGTCCCCGTCCGCATCTTCCAGGACTGCCGGAGCATGCAGTTCCTGGACCTGGGCTACAACCGGCTGCAGAGCCTGGCGCGGAACTCCTTCGCCGGCCTGTTCAAGCTCACCGAGCTGCACCTGGAGCACAACGAACTGGTGAAAGTCAACCTGGCGCACTTCCCCCGCCTGCTGTCGCTGCGCACGCTCTACATGCAGCGCAACCGGGCCGCCATCGTGGTGAGCACGCTGGACTGGACGTGGCCCTTCCTGGAAAAGATCGACTTCTCAGGCAACGAGATCGAGTACATCGAGCCTCACGTTTTCGAGAGTGTGCCTAACCTGAAAACCCTGCACCTGGACCTCAACCGGCTCACGCACGTCGACCAGCGGATAGTGAACTCCTGGGCGTCCCTGACCAACGTCGCCCTCTCTGGCAACCCGTGGGACTGCAGCAGGAACATCTGCGCCCTGGCCTCCTGGCTCGGCGGGTTCCAGGGCCAGCACGACCCCGCCCTGCTGTGCTCCAGCCCCGACACGGCGCAGGGCGAGGACGTCCTGGACGCCGTCTACGCCTTCGGGCTCTGCGAGGAGCCGGCGGTGGCTGCGTCGGCGGCGACCACCACGCCGGCGCCCCACGCCATCACCAACAACGCCGCCCGCGGCTACAGCTACGATGGCCCCACCAGGAACCCGTACGACCTGCAGGACGTGGAGGGCGGCGGGGTGGCCACCAGCTCGTTCGCCGTGACGGAGACCGGGGCGGACCTCGACGGCACCATGCAGATCCACAAGGTGGTGACGGGCACCATGGCGCTGATCTTCTCCTTCCTCATCCTGGTGCTGATGCTCTACGTCTCCTGGAAGTGTTTCCCGGCCGGCATCAGGCAGCTGAGGCAGTGCCTGGGCCGGCAGAACCgcaagcagaagcagaagcagaccATGCAGCAGATGGCAGCCATGTCCGCGCAGGAGTACTACGTCGACTACAAGCCCAACCACATCGAGGGCGCGCTGGTCATCATCAACGAGTACGGCTCCTGCACCTGCCAGCAGCAGCCATCTCGAGAGTGCGAGGTCTGA